A DNA window from Enoplosus armatus isolate fEnoArm2 chromosome 9, fEnoArm2.hap1, whole genome shotgun sequence contains the following coding sequences:
- the LOC139289921 gene encoding FXYD domain-containing ion transport regulator 3-like, with protein sequence MSKICALVLMTLVSLVFAEEKNLKDDPFTFDYHRLRVGGLILAAVLCLIGITILLSGHCRCKFNQDKRRRTGSNAQQMLSDQGRSCDC encoded by the exons atgtcaaagatctgtgCTTTGGTGTTGATGACAC ttGTGTCCCTGGTGTTTGCAGAAGAAAAGAACT TGAAAGACGACCCGTTCACCTTTg ACTACCACAGACTGCGTGTTGGAGGCCTGATTCTAgctgctgtcctctgtctcATTGGCATCACCATCCTACTCA GTGGCCACTGCAGGTGCAAGTTCAACCAGGACAAGAG AAGGAGGACAGGAAGCAATGCTCAGCAGATGCTCTCTGACCAAG gtcGTTCCTGCGACTGCTAG
- the LOC139290070 gene encoding proline rich transmembrane protein 1B yields MDPSKSASAPPPGWADEKSSMGQAPPPPYHDNPYPGYPQPQYGDAGYGQQPHPMGQQYPGQPATVTVQPTLYVTQGPLANPVNDYLCYSIFTMICCCLPLGIAALIYSISAREANHVGDQAAAERSSRTAKTLNHVALGLGIGVFILSIVYIVVMVSLVSN; encoded by the exons ATGGATCCCAGCAAGTCTGCGAGCGCTCCTCCACCGGGATGGGCTGATGAGAAGTCCTCCATGGGCCAGGCGCCCCCTCCGCCCTACCACGACAATCCCTACCCGGGGTACCCTCAGCCGCAG TATGGAGATGCAGGATATGGGCAGCAGCCGCACCCCATGGGTCAGCAGTACCCGGGACAGCCGGCCACCGTCACTGTCCAGCCCACACTGTACGTGACTCAAGGCCCGCTGGCTAACCCTGTCAACGACTACCTGTGCTACTCCATCTTCACCATGATCTGCTGCTGCCTGCCGCTCGGAATCGCTGCCCTCATCTACTCCATCTCA GCCCGTGAAGCCAATCACGTCGGGGACCAGGCTGCAGCGGAGCGGAGCAGCAGGACGGCCAAGACACTGAACCACGTGGCCCTGGGACTCGGCATTGGGGTCTTCATCCTCTCCATTGTCTACATTGTGGTTATGGTGTCATTGGTCAGCAATTAA